A window from Theobroma cacao cultivar B97-61/B2 chromosome 3, Criollo_cocoa_genome_V2, whole genome shotgun sequence encodes these proteins:
- the LOC18604492 gene encoding protein REVEILLE 7 codes for MATQDQVEGTTSPNALKSGICCSNSSPQCETLTQFQELYTFKHDHTPKVRKPYTITKQREKWTEEEHQKFLEALRLYGRGWRQIEEHVGTKTAVQIRSHAQKFFSKVVRESNGGFEGSINPIEIPPPRPKRKPVHPYPRKSVDSLKGISPSSEPERSPSPSQFVREQDNKSPTSVLSALTSDAMGSAASEQQNGCSSPTSCTTNMQSINTSPVEKDIDYATSNSSAEEEKASLSSVKVFGHSAVEDVLPMKLNADFKGSVGAKGDAKMVVPFTSIKLFGKTVQVKDSRKPSMDAENFKSPTSKTAQGDIDAEGDMLVQALPSTHLDTRLSLGTVNEDWSVVPSQANLSPYMEIHPDKLDHVESTSDAPLPWWTFYQGLPFYYITSFNQTQTDSCVEERVKQKEILNERSSTGSNTGSVSQAENREKSSYSVDSQCQRPCPEGKTTLQKCSRGFVPYKRCLAERDMSSSVVMSEERERQRSRVCS; via the exons ATGGCTACTCAG GACCAAGTTGAAGGCACAACATCGCCCAACGCTCTTAAATCTGGTATATGCTGCTCCAATTCCAGCCCGCAATGTGAGACTTTGACCCAGTTTCAGGAGTTATACACTTTTAAGCATGACCATACACCCAAG GTCAGAAAACCCTACACTATAActaaacaaagggaaaaatggACTGAGGAAGAGCATCAGAAGTTTCTTGAAGCTTTAAGGCTGTATGGTCGTGGCTGGCGCCAAATAGAAG AGCATGTAGGCACCAAAACTGCAGTTCAAATTCGAAGCCATGCGCAAAAGTTTTTCTCAAAG GTTGTCCGAGAGTCAAATGGTGGCTTTGAGGGTTCCATTAACCCAATTGAGATACCCCCTCCTCGTCCAAAGAGAAAGCCAGTGCATCCATATCCCCGCAAATCTGTTGATTCACTCAAAGGAATATCACCATCATCTGAACCAGAGAGGTCTCCATCCCCTAGTCAATTTGTTAGAGAACAAGATAACAAATCACCCACATCAGTTTTGTCTGCATTGACTTCTGATGCAATGGGGTCTGCTGCCTCAGAGCAGCAAAATGGATGTTCTTCCCCCACTTCTTGTACTACCAATATGCAGTCAATCAATACATCCCCTGTAGAAAAGGACATTGACTATGCAACATCTAACTCGTCTGCAGAGGAAGAGAAAGCATCTTTGTCATCTGTGAAGGTGTTTGGTCATTCAGCTGTGGAGGATGTTTTGCCCATG AAACTCAATGCAGATTTCAAGGGCTCTGTGGGTGCTAAAGGAGATGCAAAAATGGTTGTGCCTTTCACTAGTATTAAGCTTTTTGGAAAAACAGTCCAGGTGAAAGATTCCCGTAAACCTTCCATGGATGCAGAAAATTTTAAGTCTCCGACATCTAAGACTGCTCAAGGGGATATTGATGCTGAAGGTGACATGCTTGTTCAGGCATTACCGTCAACACACTTAGACACACGTTTATCACTTGGGACTGTCAACGAAGATTGGAGTGTGGTGCCTTCCCAAGCTAATTTATCCCCTTACATGGAAATCCACCCAGATAAACTTGACCATGTTGAATCCACCAGTGATGCTCCTCTGCCATGGTGGACTTTCTACCAAGGTCTACCCTTTTATTACATTACctcatttaatcaaacccaAACAGATTCTTGTGTCGAAGAGAGGGTGAAACAGAAGGAAATTCTAAATGAAAGATCCTCTACTGGTTCAAATACTGGCTCAGTTAGTCAAGCAGAAAATAGGGAGAAGAGTTCATATTCTGTTGATTCTCAATGCCAACGTCCTTGTCCTGAGGGGAAAACAACTCTTCAAAAGTGTAGTAGGGGATTTGTACCATACAAAAGATGTTTAGCAGAAAGAGATATGTCATCATCTGTGGTTATGTCCGAAGAGCGGGAGAGGCAAAGATCTCGAGTATGCTCATAG